A part of Halobaculum sp. MBLA0143 genomic DNA contains:
- a CDS encoding ABC transporter ATP-binding protein, giving the protein MLEVTNLQTTFYTDKETIHAVDGVSFSLYPGQTTGIVGESGSGKSVTARSIMGLVDEPGRIEGGSVRFWHTPTVRQFADRYGGRTAEPSETPGDDDFVVVTDRSDGRVTDGYVSMTDAPDKALRKLRGGGLAMVFQDPLSSLNPVYTVGNQIREALDLHRDLSGKEARSKAVDLLEAVGIPDAPRRLKEYPHEFSGGMRQRAVIAMALACDPEVLICDEPTTALDVTIQAQILQLLQRLTEERDLAIMFITHDMGVIAEMSDRVNVMYAGEIVESAPAAELFDRPAHPYTEGLLGSIPGRQVGADRLQTIEGDVPTPTEPASDCRFASRCPKEFDECTSVHPEPVSPAADGDSTDHRVACLLYPEDTSEARRIDDYHLAADGGDGS; this is encoded by the coding sequence ATGCTGGAGGTGACGAACCTCCAGACGACGTTCTACACGGACAAGGAGACGATCCACGCCGTCGACGGGGTGAGCTTCTCGCTGTACCCCGGCCAGACGACCGGCATCGTCGGCGAGTCCGGCTCCGGGAAGTCCGTCACGGCCCGTTCGATCATGGGGCTGGTCGACGAACCCGGTCGGATCGAAGGGGGCAGCGTCCGGTTCTGGCACACCCCGACGGTCCGGCAGTTCGCCGACCGCTACGGCGGACGGACCGCAGAGCCGTCCGAGACGCCCGGTGACGACGACTTCGTGGTCGTCACGGACCGCTCCGACGGCCGGGTGACGGACGGCTACGTCAGCATGACGGACGCGCCGGACAAGGCGTTGCGGAAGCTGCGCGGCGGCGGGCTGGCGATGGTGTTCCAGGACCCGCTGTCGAGTCTCAACCCGGTGTACACCGTCGGCAACCAGATCCGCGAGGCGCTGGACCTCCACCGGGACCTCTCCGGGAAGGAGGCGCGTTCGAAGGCGGTCGACCTGTTGGAGGCGGTCGGGATCCCGGACGCCCCGCGGCGGCTCAAGGAGTACCCCCACGAGTTCTCCGGCGGGATGCGTCAGCGGGCCGTGATCGCCATGGCGCTGGCGTGTGACCCGGAGGTGTTGATCTGTGACGAGCCGACGACGGCGCTGGACGTGACGATCCAGGCGCAGATCCTCCAACTGCTCCAACGGCTGACGGAAGAACGGGACCTCGCCATCATGTTCATCACCCACGACATGGGTGTGATCGCGGAGATGTCCGACCGCGTGAACGTGATGTACGCCGGCGAGATCGTCGAGAGCGCGCCGGCCGCGGAGCTGTTCGACCGCCCGGCACACCCGTACACGGAGGGGCTGCTCGGCTCGATCCCCGGTCGTCAGGTCGGCGCCGACCGGCTCCAGACGATCGAGGGTGACGTCCCGACGCCGACGGAGCCGGCGAGCGACTGTCGGTTCGCGTCGCGGTGTCCCAAGGAGTTCGACGAGTGTACGTCCGTCCACCCGGAGCCCGTCTCGCCGGCGGCCGACGGCGACTCGACGGACCACCGCGTCGCCTGTCTGTTGTACCCGGAGGACACGTCGGAGGCGAGACGGATCGACGACTACCACCTCGCGGCCGACGGGGGTGACGGCTCGTGA